The Xiphias gladius isolate SHS-SW01 ecotype Sanya breed wild chromosome 9, ASM1685928v1, whole genome shotgun sequence genome window below encodes:
- the znf668 gene encoding zinc finger protein 668, which translates to MSSPQPGSPPLAEQYTPPAQDEESQQEEEVLRDQPSKKRGRGRPPKAKPCFKCSACTEAFRSLSALRSHKLSAHVKDRQQQLSCSQCTKTFSSKAQLSKHERTHSAQRPFQCPDCHKAYKTPTELRNHSRSHTGEKPFICTECGKAFMQAICLRIHMTQHSGERPYSCRHCSKSYPTLSKLKVHMRSHTGEKPYFCAECGKSFADPSVFRKHRRNHQGHRPYACDECGKTYTELKDLKNHERSHTGEKPYLCSDCGKAFSRSSSLACHQRIHSQNKPYQCEQCGKGFTQLSSYQSHLRTHSGEKPFLCPQCGKMFSDPSSFRRHQRAHLGFKPYPCDKCSKRFRQPADLAVHERVHSGERPYKCQSCDKAFVASWDLRRHMLVHTGLRPFSCTECDKSFAERSSLNKHRRVHSGERPFKCEECLKSFVVSSSLRKHERTHLAEQSEQQQQQQQQQQQQQQQQQQQQQQQQQQQQNQETEAGSVSGFTAHTTLPQFSCTHCVATFGTWDEVQAHESLHSIDSTPPTVTKIVPLGSHVCETCQAEFAHLADLQEHEKQHPKPRPHVCNSCGKGFLNKSGLRKHQKIHSTDKPHSCPQCGKAFLFAAYLRKHLRTHADAAPAAPQLSDINIIHTDPLPSPPAPSEVSPSTVEPATISLTVPVTVPVTAFQTLPEYLVKEEGL; encoded by the coding sequence ATGTCCTCTCCTCAGCCTGGCAGCCCACCTCTTGCAGAGCAATACACCCCTCCTGCCCAGGATGAAGAGAGCCAGCAAGAGGAAGAGGTGTTAAGGGATCAGCCTTCAAAGAAACGTGGCAGAGGCAGGCCTCCAAAAGCCAAACCTTGCTTCAAATGCTCTGCATGCACAGAGGCTTTCAGGAGTCTATCAGCTCTGCGGAGTCACAAGCTTTCAGCACATGTAAAGGACCGTCAGCAGCAACTCTCATGTTCTCAGTGTACCAAAACATTCTCGAGCAAGGCTCAGCTCTCAAAGCATGAGCGCACTCACTCAGCCCAGCGCCCCTTTCAGTGTCCCGACTGTCACAAGGCTTACAAGACCCCCACAGAGTTACGCAACCATAGCCGCTCTCACACTGGGGAGAAACCTTTCATATGCACAGAGTGTGGAAAGGCCTTCATGCAGGCTATATGCCTGAGGATCCATATGACACAGCACAGTGGAGAGCGTCCTTACTCTTGCCGTCATTGCTCTAAGAGCTACCCCACCCTGTCTAAACTGAAGGTGCACATGCGCTCTCACACAGGAGAAAAGCCATACTTCTGTGCCGAGTGTGGTAAGAGTTTTGCTGATCCCTCTGTGTTCCGAAAACATAGAAGGAACCACCAGGGCCATCGGCCATATGCCTGTGACGAGTGCGGGAAAACGTACACAGAGCTGAAGGACCTGAAAAACCACGAGCGCTCCCACACTGGGGAAAAGCCGTACCTGTGCTCAGACTGTGGCAAAGCCTTTTCCCGCTCCTCCTCTCTGGCCTGCCATCAGCGCATTCACTCCCAGAATAAACCCTATCAGTGTGAACAGTGTGGCAAAGGCTTCACCCAGCTATCCTCTTACCAGTCTCATCTCCGCACTCACTCTGGTGAGAAGCCTTTCCTTTGTCCGCAGTGTGGCAAGATGTTTTCTGACCCATCCAGTTTCCGTCGCCACCAACGAGCCCACTTGGGTTTCAAGCCCTACCCCTGCGATAAGTGTTCCAAGAGGTTCAGGCAGCCAGCTGATCTGGCTGTGCATGAACGTGTTCACTCTGGAGAAAGGCCTTACAAATGCCAGAGCTGCGACAAGGCCTTTGTTGCATCCTGGGATCTGCGGCGCCACATGCTTGTCCACACGGGACTCAGGCCCTTCTCTTGCACTGAATGTGACAAGTCATTTGCTGAGCGCTCCAGCCTCAACAAACACCGGCGGGTGCACTCTGGAGAGAGGCCTTTCAAATGTGAGGAGTGCCTGAAGTCATTTGTCGTGTCTTCAAGCCTGCGCAAACATGAGAGAACTCACCTAGCTGAGCagtctgagcagcagcagcagcagcagcagcaacagcagcaacaacaacaacaacaacaacaacaacaacaacaacaacaacaacaacaacaaaaccaggAGACAGAGGCAGGGTCAGTTTCAGGCTTTACTGCCCACACAACTCTCCCTCAGTTCTCCTGTACACACTGTGTTGCTACATTTGGAACCTGGGATGAAGTTCAGGCCCACGAAAGTCTTCACTCCATCGACTCCACTCCTCCCACTGTTACCAAAATTGTGCCACTGGGCTCACATGTCTGTGAAACCTGCCAGGCAGAGTTTGCACACCTGGCAGACTTGCAGGAGCACGAGAAGCAGCATCCCAAGCCGAGGCCTCATGTCTGCAACAGCTGCGGCAAAGGCTTCCTCAACAAATCTGGACTACGTAAACACCAGAAGATCCACTCCACCGATAAACCCCACAGCTGCCCCCAATGTGGCAAAGCCTTTCTGTTTGCCGCCTACCTTCGCAAGCACTTACGGACTCACGCAGACGCTGCCCCGGCCGCCCCACAACTCAGTGACATAAACATAATTCACACAGACCCGCTCCCATCTCCTCCAGCCCCCAGTGAGGTTTCTCCCTCCACTGTTGAACCCGCCACCATTTCCCTGACGGTTCCAGTCACTGTACCTGTGACTGCTTTTCAGACTCTGCCAGAGTACTTAGTCAAAGAAGAGGGactttaa
- the znf646 gene encoding zinc finger protein 646, translating to MAVQDPGRTTGFPCKECGMVCPSMPSLLEHMDAHLQQEEERKFKCDECGRGYRHAGSLANHKKTHEVGSFQCNICGKENSNALALKSHLRSHTSQKKYSCAECGKAFRLATQLATHERVHLARRAKEQSYRKVDMEYPTHENRHEIENDRRHHLSEHSANFAISTENNPVEDKTEVIYNTQAETSDDAANRPFRCDLCDKSYIHHRSLTNHKKTHQVGMFECTVCFKLFSNMAALYSHQRTHKARSGIDPGSMGGSYTGTPLDQFSPQSQDAPINFCHLCQVLFPSDEEFQEHIQIHNSSSVSFGLQDTLSENHNISYDNSIASPESNFYASPINNVPSVSSIDNHGGFDQQQEQIISNGHVYSDCSNNQTPSSSSTQGEPPVIDTSLLNPVLTHTQNTDNASEMEETSTVDSDERPFKCQICGKSYRHSGSLINHKRSHQVGIYQCSVCRKNYPHLAALKSHLRLHKAQPSSLSLNAEGDWLSSEPLTLDNQQGCFSSQEEEDGTQPVLGTDQENGVDTAHSNGALYHEHFNQDFSQDMTVHLPHNEHLMQRHMCADCGETFADIAGIKSHSCPLLQQQHDTTSSDYESNIHFQDSNGHYSIGNPGRNVEFHGLNSSHDRSYFEQNFHENVSSHQLNGGGEGDNAEEEEDDGDLYQCSICGNSYTSMRALRSHLRGHTQSHGTPASSGPSSMSSHDEVKDDELVEMMICSTCGESFANRQDLINHQLLHNKDQVDNVNHLHMNNSDVPGGKEEAQSIICGSCGIFCTSYHHLENHGCTAERKDESTRGKEEMKINNVAQHEDTSIVKEMVGTEVRQYKCDQCGRSYRHAGSLLNHKKSHKTGVFRCLVCQKRFYNLLALKNHQRSHFDIKRHTCHECGKAFKIQKQLLNHLRRHKENRAKIQELNNQIQALMQMNGTSSDGGMQSLTSNSNQAFTSARRCKQLPEGKTAQTKFGTSVKSEHTGDQRPFACDQCGRTYRHAGSLVNHRNSHKTGEYCCSVCNNTYSNQLAMKNHLRTHFAYKKHSCQNCGKGFRGKKQLLAHVCADLRKDGAGGRRGLKSRAFKCKECKIAFLSVDQLAAHICDSPSGSSDAQTNVSPNKDERPFTCNICNRSYRHAGSLLNHKNTHKTGHFSCTFCSKPFTNPMALRNHTRIHTQKKKYVCLTCGKAFRLASILHNHQRVHNRVASHFSCTACGKSFQGRSGLKRHRCRRGQENSTRAGVQQSERGDKCFMCDLCGRSYRHAGSLLNHKKTHSENLHHCTLCLQTFPDPLTLQIHSQMRRHCCPECGKTFCLVAHLQSHMEVHSKERAVVCSLCQQSFPTTDTYQQHHDMHHRGQGPYQQAVDEPIDNNLCWDSGINQTMGMDEMQKQVPPPLSHIPGSITNSQKGNDTAGTEEKNHVCEHCGRTYRHAGSLLNHKNSHKTGSFFCSICQKEFTNLMALKNHRRIHTEPKRYQCLECGKAFRVSTQLICHRRIHTKEKPFACLLCDKSFSSKSNLRHHQKMHQNTQTYDSSFSMDADTFMDLDMGSFL from the exons ATGGCAGTGCAGGACCCTGGCAGGACAACGGGTTTTCCTTGCAAAGAGTGTGGCATGGTATGTCCCAGTATGCCCAGTCTGCTCGAGCACATGGATGCACACCTTCAACAAGAAGAGGAACGCAAATTTAAATGTGATGAATGTGGACGTGGTTATAGGCATGCTGGTAGCCTAGCTAACCACAAAAAGACTCATGAAGTGGGTTCTTTTCAATGTAACATATGTGGTAAAGAAAACTCCAACGCTTTGGCCCTGAAGAGTCATCTCCGGAGCCACACTTCACAGAAAAAGTACTCCTGTGCAGAATGTGGGAAAGCTTTTCGTCTGGCAACCCAGCTGGCTACACATGAGAGGGTTCATCTTGCCAGGCGAGCAAAGGAGCAGTCATACAGGAAGGTAGACATGGAATATCCCACACATGAAAATAGacatgaaattgaaaatgatcGCCGACATCATCTCAGTGAGCATTCAGCCAATTTTGCGATTTCTACAGAAAACAACCCAGTTGAGGACAAGACAGAAGTTATTTATAATACACAAGCTGAGACCTCTGATGATGCAGCAAATCGACCTTTCAGATGTGATTTGTGTGACAAATCATACATACACCATCGAAGCCTGACCAATCATAAAAAGACTCATCAGGTGGGAATGTTTGAGTGTACAGTCTGTTTCAAACTGTTCAGTAACATGGCTGCCCTCTACAGCCACCAGAGAACTCACAAGGCAAGAAGCGGGATAGACCCTGGTTCAATGGGCGGGTCATACACAGGCACACCACTAGATCAGTTTTCACCTCAGAGCCAGGATGCTCCAATAAATTTCTGCCATTTGTGTCAGGTCCTATTCCCCAGCGATGAGGAGTTCCAGGAACACATCCAAATACATAACTCTTCATCTGTGTCATTTGGGCTTCAAGATACCTTGTCAGAGAACCACAATATATCATATGACAACAGTATTGCTTCACCTGAGTCTAATTTTTATGCATCTCCTATAAATAATGTTCCTTCAGTATCCTCGATAGATAATCATGGCGGTTTTGATCAGCAACAGGAGCAGATTATAAGTAATGGTCATGTGTACTCAGACTGCTCCAATAATCAAACCCCATCTTCCAGTAGCACTCAGGGAGAACCCCCAGTCATAGACACAAGCCTTCTCAATCCTGTCCTGACgcatacacaaaacactgacaatgcAAGTGAAATGGAAGAGACTTCAACTGTAGATTCTGATGAGCGTCCCTTCAAGTGTCAAATCTGTGGTAAAAGCTACCGGCACTCTGGGAGCCTCATCAACCATAAAAGGTCACATCAGGTTGGGATTTACCAGTGTTCTGTATGCAGAAAGAATTATCCTCACCTGGCTGCCCTCAAAAGTCATCTTCGTCTCCACAAAGCTCAGCCGTCATCTTTGAGCCTCAACGCTGAGGGAGACTGGCTCTCCTCTGAGCCTCTGACTCTGGATAACCAGCAGGGCTGCTTCTCCtcacaagaggaggaggatggcaCTCAGCCTGTGCTTGGTACTGATCAGGAGAATGGAGTTGACACAGCACACAGCAATGGAGCATTGTACCACGAGCATTTTAATCAGGACTTTTCCCAGGATATGACAGTGCATCTACCTCACAATGAACACCTGATGCAGAGACACATGTGTGCAGACTGTGGCGAGACATTTGCAGATATTGCAGGGATTAAGTCTCACAGTTGTCCACTGCTACAGCAGCAACATGACACTACTAGCAGTGACTATGAGAGTAATATACACTTCCAGGACAGTAATGGTCACTATTCCATTGGAAATCCAGGGAGAAATGTAGAGTTCCATGGTCTGAATAGTAGCCATGACCGAAGTTACTTCGAACAGAATTTCCATGAAAATGTGAGCAGTCATCAGCTGAATGGTGGTGGAGAAGGTGATAAcgctgaagaggaggaggatgatggagATCTTTATCAGTGCTCTATATGCGGAAACAGCTACACCAGCATGAGGGCTCTCAGGAGCCATCTCCGGGGGCACACACAATCCCACGGTACTCCTGCAAGCTCAGGGCCTTCATCCATGTCCTCCCATGACGAAGTGAAAGATGATGAGCTGGTAGAGATGATGATCTGTAGTACATGTGGGGAAAGTTTTGCCAATAGGCAGGACTTGATTAACCATCAGCTTCTACACAACAAAGATCAGGTAGATAATGTTAATCATTTACATATGAACAACAGTGATGTGCCTGGAGGCAAGGAGGAAGCACAGAGTATCATCTGTGGCAGCTGTGGCATTTTCTGCACCAGCTACCATCATCTTGAGAACCATGGCTGCACAGCTGAGAGGAAAGATGAGTCGACCCGTGgtaaagaggaaatgaaaataaacaatgtaGCCCAGCATGAAGACACAAGTATCGTTAAAGAAATGGTTGGTACCGAAGTTCGTCAGTACAAGTGTGATCAGTGTGGGCGGTCATACAGACACGCAGGCTCCCTCCTCAACCACAAAAAGTCCCACAAAACAGGTGTATTCAGATGTCTCGTCTGCCAGAAACGCTTCTACAACCTGTTGGCCTTAAAAAACCATCAGAGATCCCACTTTGATATCAAGAG GCATACTTGCCATGAGTGTGGGAAAGCCTTCAAAATTCAGAAGCAGCTATTGAACCACCTGAGAAGGCACAAAGAGAACCGAGCCAAAATCCAGGAACTGAACAACCAAATCCAGGCCCTCATGCAGATGAATGGGACCAGTTCAGATGGAGGAATGCAGTCCTTAACTTCAAATTCCAATCAGGCTTTTACCTCTGCTCGACGTTGCAAGCAACTGCCTGAAGGGAAAACTGCTCAAACAAAGTTTGGGACTTCAGTCAAATCAGAGCATACAGGGGACCAGCGACCTTTCGCCTGTGATCAGTGTGGGCGTACGTATCGGCACGCAGGAAGTCTGGTCAACCACAGAAACTCCCATAAAACAGGTGAATATTGCTGTTCCGTTTGTAACAACACTTACTCCAATCAACTAGCAATGAAAAACCACTTGCGCACCCACTTTGCATATAAAAAGCACTCTTGCCAAAACTGTGGAAAAGGCTTTCGAGGAAAGAAGCAGCTGTTAGCTCACGTCTGTGCAGACCTCAGAAAGGATGGGGCCGGAGGCAGGAGGGGCCTAAAATCTAGAGCCTTTAAGTGTAAGGAATGTAAGATAGCCTTTCTCTCTGTTGATCAACTGGCAGCACACATCTGTGATAGCCCTTCAGGCAGCAGTGATGCACAAACAAATGTGTCTCCAAACAAAGATGAGCGCCCTTTCACATGCAACATATGTAATCGCAGCTACCGCCACGCAGGCTCACTCCTGAACCACAAAAATACCCACAAGACAGGACACTTCAGTTGCACCTTCTGCTCTAAGCCCTTCACTAACCCCATGGCTCTACGCAACCACACGCGCATCCatacacagaagaaaaagtatgtgtgtCTGACGTGCGGAAAGGCCTTCCGCCTTGCCAGTATCCTACACAACCACCAGAGGGTCCATAACCGGGTGGCGAGTCATTTCAGCTGCACTGCATGTGGAAAGAGCTTCCAGGGCAGGTCTGGTCTGAAGAGGCACCGCTGCCGCAGAGGTCAGGAGAACTCGACAAGAGCTGGTGTCCAGCAGTCAGAGAGGGGAGACAAGTGCTTCAT GTGTGACCTGTGTGGGCGCTCCTACCGCCACGCCGGCTCCCTCCTCAACCATAAAAAGACACACTCCGAAAACCTCCACCACTGTACCTTGTGTCTCCAGACATTTCCCGATCCTCTCACTCTACAGATACACTCCCAGATGAGGCGTCACTGCTGCCCCGAGTGCGGCAAGACCTTCTGTCTGGTTGCACACCTGCAGAGCCACATGGAGGTGCACTCGAAGGAACGGGCTGTGGTCTGCAGCCTCTGCCAGCAGAGCTTTCCCACCACAGACACTTACCAGCAGCACCACGACATGCACCACAGGGGTCAGGGCCCCTATCAACAAGCTGTGGACGAACCCATAGATAACAACCTCTGCTGGGACTCAGGAATAAATCAGACCATGGGGATGGACGAGATGCAGAAGCAGGTTCCACCACCCCTATCCCATATACCAGGAAGCATCACTAATTCACAGAAGGGTAACGACACTGCTGGCACAGAGGAGAAGAACCATGTCTGCGAGCACTGTGGCCGCACTTATCGCCACGCCGGCTCCCTCCTCAACCACAAGAACAGCCACAAGACGGGCTCCTTCTTCTGCTCCATCTGCCAGAAAGAATTCACCAACCTGATGGCTCTCAAGAACCACCGGCGTATTCACACGGAGCCCAAGCGCTACCAGTGCCTGGAGTGCGGCAAGGCGTTCCGTGTGTCCACTCAGCTCATTTGTCACCGAAGGATCCACACCAAAGAGAAGCCCTTCGCCTGCCTGCTGTGCGACAAGAGCTTTTCCAGCAAGTCCAACCTGCGGCACCATCAGAAGATGCACCAGAACACACAGACCTATGACTCCTCTTTTAGCATGGATGCTGACACGTTTATGGACCTGGACATGGGGTCTTTCCTTTAA
- the LOC120794849 gene encoding LOW QUALITY PROTEIN: uncharacterized protein LOC120794849 (The sequence of the model RefSeq protein was modified relative to this genomic sequence to represent the inferred CDS: inserted 2 bases in 1 codon; deleted 2 bases in 2 codons): protein MAAIVTSLIPILRTAVDATTTYKCRSLCIRMVILFLAVLPFTKPDSDFTCIGTGHSICTRPCFNRHFHRPMMVAWNFIFVLVIFSILLMEPFPCHLRSLAQKRSPQVKGDVELEGQGKKEAPGVSIDTSSKTVIDLHRDRGTVGFYLLSITLRILVESWFLYILLFWNLPALNNGPYKCSTDICSELRVCVVXEKSMSLYALTSISGMIIVCSVLFCMYSNFHYLCHF, encoded by the exons ATGGCAGCAATAGTAACAAGCCTTATCCCCATCCTGCGGACGGCAGTGGACGCCACCACCACCTACAAGTGCCGCTCCCTGTGCATCCGCATGGTGATCCTCTTCCTGGCTGTGCTGCCCTTCACCAAACCGGACAGCGACTTCACCTGCATCGGCACCGGGCACAGCATCTGCACCCGA CCTTGTTTTAATAGACATTTCCACAGACCTATGATGGTGGCCTGGAACTTCATCTTTGTCCTGGTTATCTTCTCTATCCTGCTCATGGAGCCTTTCCCCTGTCACTTGCGTTCCCTGGCCCAGAAGAGGAGCCCCCAGGTGAAGGGAGATGTGGAGCTGGAGGGCCAGGGAAAAAAGGAGGCTCCAGGT GTGTCCATAGACACCAGCAGCAAGACGGTCATAGATCTCCATAGAGACAGAGGCACTGTGGGCTtctacctgctcagcatcaCTCTACGTATTCTGGTTGAATCTTGGTTTCtttatattctgcttttttGGAACCTGCCGGCGCTGAATAATGGTCCATACAAATGCTCGACAGACATCTGTTCTGAGTTACGTGTTTGTGTTGT AGAGAAAAGTATGTCTCTTTATGCTTTGACTTCCATTTCAGGCATGATTATTGTTTGCTCTGTCCTATTTTGTATGTATTCAAATTTTCACTATCTTTGCCACTTTTAA